The genomic window AATAATTTCTATATTCTTATAATTCAGTTTTTCAGCAGTCTCCTTAATAAAATTAATAAGTCTCTCATCTATATCAACAACCACAATTCTTTTTGGTAAATTTGACAACATTAAGGCTATTGATGTTAGGTCATCATCACCTAAAACTAAAACATCTTTATTATACAAATCCCCTCTAGAATTCATTAAGGCTATTCTAGCTACAGTACACTCCTCTTTAACATATCCTTGGTCATATTCATGTTTTGGCATAGGTCTATCTTTAGCAATCTCTTTAAATTTCTCTAATATATCCTTATATGGTTTTAAAGAAACTCCTCTACCTTCACAACATTCACAAATATGATCCTCTCTCTTCCCTATTCCATACTCTTTTACAAATTCCAAACCTTTCTCTGTCAACTCTATTTTGTCTGTAATCTTAACTAATCCCTCTTTTTCTAAAACTCTTATGATCTCTGCCACTAAAGGTAGTGGCTCTTCAGAAATATCTACAATTTTCCAAAAATCTCCTGTAGATAAAATAGCTGACAACACATTTTCTATAGATCTTTCATAAACAGGGATTTCTATTCTACTCTTTACTTCCTCTACTATTCTTTGCAATGTTTCACCTCTAATTTATAAATTGCTTTTTGTCCTAAACCTTCACTAATAGCGACTTCTATCCAATAAACATTTTTGTATTTTTCTTTTAACCTACTAATAATTTCTTCAGCGAAAAATTTTGCCAAATCTTCAGCTGATGTGGTTTCTATAGGTAGTAAAATAACATCCTCTACAGGGATTATATATTCTTTATTTTTATATTTAAAGTATAGTGCTTTATCCCTTAATTCATAATAAACATCTTTATGATCTCTTGGTAAAATAAGTTTATGGTCTATTTTTTTACATATTTCTTTAACTATCTCTTTTATAATTTTAAAATCACATACAAAGTTAAACTCTCCTTTATCTCCACACACTTTTATATCCACATAGTATGTATGCCCATGAATAACTCCACATGTTCTATGTCCAAAAACTATATGTGCTGAAGAAAACTTTAGATTAGCATATAAACCAACTATTTCTATTATCATAATATTTCCCATTAAAATTTTTAAAACTCAAGATCCAAAGTTAGTAATCTATTTTTAAATTCTTCTAATATCTTATCCTCATACTTTTCCTCTGTTGTAGGATTTCCATTCTCATCCTTTGCTACAAAAGTAGCTGAAAGCCTTATATATGCCCCTGCATCATCCCATGGAACAGTAGATATTAACTTTTCTTTTATAAGAAACTCTGAAAACTCTTCAGCAGTTTTAAATTCCCTACCATTTGCTCTTTTTGGAGATTTAACATATAAGTAAAATGTTCCTCCTGGCATTCTTGCTTTAAATCCTGCTTCATTCATTATTTTAACCATTTTTCTTAATCTTCTCTCATACTTCTTTCTGATTCTTTCAGTGATTTCTGGATGTTGGAGGCAGTAGATACCAGCTTTTTGTATGGGGATAAATTGACCACTGTCAAAGTTATCCTTTACTGTAGCAAAAGCTTTTATTATTAACTCATTACCAACTAAAAAAGCTAATCTCCAACCTGTCATATTAAAAGCTTTTGAAAAACTGTGTATTTCAACTCCAACTTCTTTAGCATCTTTAACAGATAAGAAAGACAGTGGCTTTCCATCATACACCAAAGCCCCATATGCAGCATCATTTACAACAATTATATTATTCTCAAAAGCAAAGTCTACAACTTCTTTATAAAACTTCTTTGTAGCCTGAGCTCCTGTTGGGTTGTTTGGATAGTTTATATATAATATCTTAGCCCTCTCCCTAACATCTTTTGGAACACTTTCTAAATCAGGTAGGAAATTATTTTCTTCTAATAAAGGCAATTTATAAACTTTTCCCCCATACCACTCTGCATGTGTAGCTAAAACTGGATAGCCAGGAACAGTCATTAACACATAATCTCCTGGATTAATAAATGCTGATGGTAAATAAGCTAAGGCAGATTTTGAACCTATTGAGTGAATAACCTCATTAACAGGATCTATATCTTTAACTCCATAAACTCTTTCCATGTAAGGAGGAACAGCATCTTTAAGCTCTTGAATTCCATTATCAGCATATCCTCTATTTTCCCATTTTAAAGCTTCTCTATACAAAACTTCTATAACTTCTCTATCAGCCATTTCATCAGGTTCTCCAACACCCATATCTATTAACTCCATATCAGGATGTTTTTTCATAGCTTCTCTTTTAGCCCTTTTTATCTTTTCAAACTTATATATAACCTCTTCTTTCCCAAACTTCCTACCCCCTATTCTTTCAGCAAATAACTCTTGTATAAAACTCATAACACCCTCACCCCAATAGTGCTTAAGTATAAAAATGACCTCTATAAATTATTAAATTTTTAATATATATTTAATGTGGTAGAGATGAAAAAAGTAACTATTGTTGGAGCAGGTCCTGGGGATGAAGAGCTTATAACAGTTAAGGGTTTAAAGGCTATTAAAGAGGCTGATGTTATTATATATGCAGGTTCTCTGATAAATAAAAAGCTTTTAGAATATAATAAAAAAGCTGAACTTTATGATAGCTCAAAAATGAGTCTTGATGAAATAATAGATGTAATGGTAAAAGCTGTTAATGAAGGAAAAAAGGTTGTTAGATTACACTCTGGAGATCCATCTATTTATGGTGCTATAAAGGAACAGATAGATGAATTAAAGAAATACAATATTGATGTTGAAATAATTCCTGGAGTATCATCTTTATTTGCAGCTGCAGCTGCTTTAAAAATAGAACTAACTCTTCCAAATGTTTCCCAGACAGTTATAATAACTCGTCCAGAAGGAAGAACAAAAGTTCCTGAGAAATTAAGAGAATTAGCTAAGCATAGAGCTACAATGGCTATTTTCTTAGGTGTGTCTATGATTGATAAAGTTGTTGAAGAGTTGTTAAATGGCTATGATCCATCAACCCCTGTAGCTGTTGTCTATCATGCTTCATGGGAAGATGAAAAGATTATAAGAGGTACTTTAGGAGATATAGTTGAAAAGGTAAAAAAAGAGAATATTACTAGATCAGCACTAATTCTTGTTGGAGATGTTTTAGATCCAAAGAATTATGAATATTCTAAGCTTTATGATAAAACTTTTTCTCATGGTTTTAGAAAGGGAGATTAATGGGAATACTAGAAATTATTGGGTTAATAACTGTATTAATTATAACATTAATTATAATAGCTACTTTAACTTTATTAATAGTAGGATATGTGCTCATAAAAAAGAATAAAATTTTATTTCCAAAATTAGCTCTATTTCTTTTAGATAATTTTTATTCCATTTTATTAAGACTTTTCCTATTTATTGGATCAGAAGAAACATTTTATAGGATAGGAATAGAGTTTTATAATAAATATTATGAAGATAAATTTAAAAGTACTAATAAAAAAATTCTCATTCTACCTCATTGTCTTAGAGATGCAAAATGTCCTGCCAAACTTTCACCAAATGGTATTGAATGTGTAATGTGTGGTAAATGTGTAATAGGGGAGATTTTAAAAAGAGCAAAATCTTTAGGATATGAAGTTTATATTGTCCCAGGATCAACATTTTTAAAGAGAATTTTAAAAAATGATTCTGGAGTTTTTGGAGTAGCTTGTTATAAAGATCTTTTTTACGGAATGAATTATCTCTCAAGAAAATCCATCCCTATGCAGGGGCAACCTTTATTAAAGGATGGTTGTTTAAACACTATAGTTGATGTTGATGAGCTATTAAATAGATTAGAAAATCTGAGGTGAGTATAATGATATCAAAAATAAAAAACTCTTTAAAGGCTTTAACTGAAAATAAAGGAGAGACAAAATATATTTTATTTGGAGGTAAGGGAGGAGTAGGAAAAACTACCATGAGTGCTGCAACTGGTATTTATTTAGCAGAGCAAGGTTATAAAGTTTGTATAGTTTCTACAGATCCTGCTCATTCTTTAAGAGATATATTTGAGCAAGAGTTTTCTCATGAACCTACAAAGGTTAAAGGATATGATAATTTATATGTTGTTGAAATTGATCCAGAAAAGGCTATGGAAGAATATAAAGAAAAGTTAAAAGCCCAAATAGAAGAAAATCCTCTTTTAGGAGAGATGTTAGAAGAACAGTTAGAAATTGCTTCACTTTCACCAGGTACTGATGAGAGTGCAGCATTTGATACATTCTTAAAGTATATGGAAAGTAATGAGTTTGACTATATCATATTTGACACTGCACCTACAGGACATACATTGAGATTTTTATCTATGCCAGAGGTTATGGATAAGTATTTAACAAGAATGATTAAGCTTAAAAAACAGATTAGTGGGTTTATGAAAATGTTCAAAAAGTTTTTACCATTTAGTAGCAGTGATAATGATATTGACTATGATAAGATGTTAAAAGAATTAGAAGAAATGAAAAAGAGAATAGAAAAAGCTAAAAAAATATTATCAGATCCTGAAAAAACATCATTTAGATTAGTTGTTATCCCTGAAGAAATGAGTATATTAGAGAGTGAAAGAGCAATGAAAGCTTTACAAAAATATAACATAAATGTAGATGCTGTGATTGTAAATCAACTAATTCCTGAAAATGTTTCATGTGAGTTCTGTAGAGCTAGAAGAGAATTACAATTAAAGAGGTTAGAAATGATAAAAGAGAAGTTTGGAGATAAAGTCATTGCTTATGTTCCACTATTAAAAAAGGAAGCTAAAGGTATAGAAACCTTAAAAGAAATATCTAAAATTCTTTATGGGTAGATATGGCTATTGTAACTCCATCATACTTTATTTTTTTTAACATCAGGTAAATTTTATTATAATCCACATTTGTTAGCTTTTTTACACCTAAAATGGAACATGGTTCAGCAACACCATAAACATTTATATTTTTGAAAATAAAGTCTGATTTCTCTAAATCATATATATTATATAATTTATTAATTTCATCCTTATCAAAGATTAAAAAAGGTTTCTTAAACTTATTAACAACTTCTAATATCCCAATCTCATCTCTCTTATTTTCTATTGTAGAGAAAGCAGATATTCTCCAAGGATAAAGAGATCTTAAATATAAAGCTTTTTTTATTGCCCAATAAACTTTATATCTTTTTACACCTCTCCTAGCTCCAATACCTACAACTATTTTTAATGGCCTCAATTTTATTCTATTATCAATTATAACCAAATCCTTATCATGATACTCTACATCATATCCATTTAACTTTATTTTCCAACCATATGGTAATTTTAAATCTATATTCTCTTCTAATAATCTTTTATTTATTTCCAATATAT from Methanocaldococcus villosus KIN24-T80 includes these protein-coding regions:
- a CDS encoding LL-diaminopimelate aminotransferase codes for the protein MSFIQELFAERIGGRKFGKEEVIYKFEKIKRAKREAMKKHPDMELIDMGVGEPDEMADREVIEVLYREALKWENRGYADNGIQELKDAVPPYMERVYGVKDIDPVNEVIHSIGSKSALAYLPSAFINPGDYVLMTVPGYPVLATHAEWYGGKVYKLPLLEENNFLPDLESVPKDVRERAKILYINYPNNPTGAQATKKFYKEVVDFAFENNIIVVNDAAYGALVYDGKPLSFLSVKDAKEVGVEIHSFSKAFNMTGWRLAFLVGNELIIKAFATVKDNFDSGQFIPIQKAGIYCLQHPEITERIRKKYERRLRKMVKIMNEAGFKARMPGGTFYLYVKSPKRANGREFKTAEEFSEFLIKEKLISTVPWDDAGAYIRLSATFVAKDENGNPTTEEKYEDKILEEFKNRLLTLDLEF
- a CDS encoding bis-aminopropyl spermidine synthase family protein, translating into MQRIVEEVKSRIEIPVYERSIENVLSAILSTGDFWKIVDISEEPLPLVAEIIRVLEKEGLVKITDKIELTEKGLEFVKEYGIGKREDHICECCEGRGVSLKPYKDILEKFKEIAKDRPMPKHEYDQGYVKEECTVARIALMNSRGDLYNKDVLVLGDDDLTSIALMLSNLPKRIVVVDIDERLINFIKETAEKLNYKNIEIITLDLRNPLPEKYKKKFDTFITDPPETLYAIKTFIGRGISALKGERRAGYFGITRRESSLDKWREIQKILLNDFNVVITDLIRNFNQYINWGYEEETKAWRLAPIKKKPEDIWYKSYIFRIETLKGSKGFDEEVKVGDELYNDAESSTT
- a CDS encoding DUF116 domain-containing protein — protein: MGILEIIGLITVLIITLIIIATLTLLIVGYVLIKKNKILFPKLALFLLDNFYSILLRLFLFIGSEETFYRIGIEFYNKYYEDKFKSTNKKILILPHCLRDAKCPAKLSPNGIECVMCGKCVIGEILKRAKSLGYEVYIVPGSTFLKRILKNDSGVFGVACYKDLFYGMNYLSRKSIPMQGQPLLKDGCLNTIVDVDELLNRLENLR
- the cobM gene encoding precorrin-4 C(11)-methyltransferase, whose protein sequence is MKKVTIVGAGPGDEELITVKGLKAIKEADVIIYAGSLINKKLLEYNKKAELYDSSKMSLDEIIDVMVKAVNEGKKVVRLHSGDPSIYGAIKEQIDELKKYNIDVEIIPGVSSLFAAAAALKIELTLPNVSQTVIITRPEGRTKVPEKLRELAKHRATMAIFLGVSMIDKVVEELLNGYDPSTPVAVVYHASWEDEKIIRGTLGDIVEKVKKENITRSALILVGDVLDPKNYEYSKLYDKTFSHGFRKGD
- a CDS encoding 6-carboxytetrahydropterin synthase QueD, which codes for MIIEIVGLYANLKFSSAHIVFGHRTCGVIHGHTYYVDIKVCGDKGEFNFVCDFKIIKEIVKEICKKIDHKLILPRDHKDVYYELRDKALYFKYKNKEYIIPVEDVILLPIETTSAEDLAKFFAEEIISRLKEKYKNVYWIEVAISEGLGQKAIYKLEVKHCKE
- a CDS encoding cobalt-precorrin 5A hydrolase, which codes for MIKIIYITESGKKLAEKIKCILDHYKYNSKIFHIKNFSIDEGDEGYIFISAIGIVLRKYIDKIKNDKFTDSFVIVCNEKKEFIPILSNHLGRGNYFSKLIANNINGKTIFTTATDVHGKVGLDELSNILFLEKPNRKDILEINKRLLEENIDLKLPYGWKIKLNGYDVEYHDKDLVIIDNRIKLRPLKIVVGIGARRGVKRYKVYWAIKKALYLRSLYPWRISAFSTIENKRDEIGILEVVNKFKKPFLIFDKDEINKLYNIYDLEKSDFIFKNINVYGVAEPCSILGVKKLTNVDYNKIYLMLKKIKYDGVTIAISTHKEF
- a CDS encoding TRC40/GET3/ArsA family transport-energizing ATPase; this translates as MISKIKNSLKALTENKGETKYILFGGKGGVGKTTMSAATGIYLAEQGYKVCIVSTDPAHSLRDIFEQEFSHEPTKVKGYDNLYVVEIDPEKAMEEYKEKLKAQIEENPLLGEMLEEQLEIASLSPGTDESAAFDTFLKYMESNEFDYIIFDTAPTGHTLRFLSMPEVMDKYLTRMIKLKKQISGFMKMFKKFLPFSSSDNDIDYDKMLKELEEMKKRIEKAKKILSDPEKTSFRLVVIPEEMSILESERAMKALQKYNINVDAVIVNQLIPENVSCEFCRARRELQLKRLEMIKEKFGDKVIAYVPLLKKEAKGIETLKEISKILYG